The DNA region AAGgaaggcaggagaaggggggtGCACGTGCAGGGCTTCCTTGCTTTCTTTCCTGCCTGTGTGGCAGGTTTCCAGGGGGTAAGAGAAATCAGGTCATCAACAGCATTGTGTTCAGTGCTGCTTCAGCAGATGCTAAGCACATGGAGGCTTTTTACCCCATGagagaggctttgtgctgtggCCCTTATTCTGATTTCTGTGTTTGTCATCCACAGCCACGTGTGGCCTACGGCAGCACAAAGTGGCCCAATTCCGAATTAAAGGCGGCCTCTATGCAGACATCACCTCCCACCCATGGCAGGCTGCCATTTTTGCCAGGTATCGTCGAGTGACTGGGGAGCATTTCCTATGTGGAGGAATCCTGATCAACTCCTGCTGGGTCCTGTCAGCTGCCCATTGTTTCCAGGAGAGGTGAGAGAAGAATCCAGTTAGCGCCTCTAGCATAGGGACTAGATACTGGGTCTCCCGATTGCAGCAGTGGGAGTACTGAGAGAAAAAGATCCCAGTGCCCTGACTACCCTTCCATGGTAGACACTGAGCCAGGGTGGGAGCTGCTGCATGCAGAGGGAGTCCGAGTAACTGTGCCCTTCAGAACCTCTTGCTCCCTACATTACTTTCCCAGCTGTAGAATAAgatcctcaccaccaccacccttgggGATGCAGGACAGCTTAACTAGATACAAAGGTCCCCTCATATCACCTCTCTCACTGCTGCAGCTAGGAAGGCACTCTCCTGCAGCGGTAGCACAGTGAAGGAAGGCAAGGCTGTGGTCTTGGGCTAGGCCTACTGTACTTAAGAACTATAGTGTAGGAATAGTGGGGTTTAAACTCTGCAACTTCCTGTCAATCTCATTCTCAGAGTTAACCCTGCATCTGTTAAGCTAGGCTCAAATCTGGGGAATGGGAGCCATTGTTGCAGTGACTGCTTTATACAGGAAACTTACTACACAGTCATGGAGACCCCATCCCATTGCGCATGGCTCCATCGAGGCCCACCTGGAACCCTGCATGCTACTCTAGTTACTGAGTTTAAGAAAGGATTATctgattgttttttttcctctgagtgagagagagaatacaaAGGAAGCATCTGGAGTTATCAAAAGTCCTATAGTAAAGAGATGGTCAAGATGAACATGGCCAGTATCAAGAAAGGAGCTTGGGAGGCAAACAAGCTGTGGGACATAAGATACCTCCAGGAGACTAAGAATTAATCTGTTATACAGGGCAATAAGAATAGAACCTGGGGCAGCCTGAGACATggcggggtgtggggagagaaggggagagcaGATGagattttccactgtatgcaatAGTCAGTGCTATGAGGAAGATGAGGACACCCCTGAATATAAATCCAGACTGACTGGTTATGTAAGGAGTAACAATTCTACATGAGAAAAAGTTGAGCCCCGGCTGGGCAGCTGACACCTTCAAAGGATGGGTCTCTGGAGTTGAAGCTGGGAGACGCTCAAAGCTCTTTCGTTGTCCAGGTTTAGTGTCAACCAGCTAAAGATTGTACTGGGTAGGACCTATCGAATGATCCCTGAGGAGAATGAGCAGCAATTCCAAGTGGAGAAATACATCCTGCATAGCAAATTTGACCCAGAAACTTATGACAATGATATCGGTAAGAACTCCCCTAGCCACACATTCAGAAACTGCACCACCAGCCCAAGCCTGTtcttacacattttcttttcagttctGTTACAGCTGAAGTCTGGATCAGAAGAGTGTGCTAATGAAATGGACACTGTCCGCACTGtctgcctcccagagccaggacttCGGCTGCCTGACTGGACGGAATGTGAGATCTCTGGCTACGGCAAGCATGAGGAATGTAAGGAGATGATGTACCCTATGTAAGGAATTCTTCCACAGGGCTCCTGTCCCTCACCTTCATATTTAAAATAACCAAGTTGTCCCTGGAATCACTACTACTGTATTTAGTATTACAGTGACTGTACAcctcaggccaaattctgccctgagttATACCTGTAGCACCCTACTGAGCTCCATCTCTTGTATGAAACCTACAGACAGTGGGAAAGTATCTTGGGAGGTGCAAGACTCAAGCACAACAAATGAGCTAAGTGGAACACTGCAGCCTTAACTCCGTATTTCCTCCTCTTAATTTATATGTAGAAAGATTCTCTCTCACTCATTCTCCTGGAAATAATTCTCCTGTCAAGTGTTATTGCACAGTTGCAGATCATGCCACTATATTCTAGTAAAGCACACGATCTGTATGATGCTTAGGAACAAGAGAAACAGCAATAAGAACAGATGTTTAGAAGCCAACTAAACCACAGCTAGATTATTTCtagttggctttttaaaaaaagtgtttatcCATCTAGATATGCAAATAGCTGTCTGGCGGAAATAAGTCTTCTTTTGGCCATCATATTCCCCTATCCCCTGGCTCCTTCCTAGTGCCTGTTATCCCTAATCTTGCATCTTTTCTCTCAGTAAATTGCATGCCCTTCAAAGTAAGGGCCGACTGTTTGTGCAGGATCCAGCATAGTAGAGCCCAGATTCTGACTGGGGCCTCTCCGTGCTGCTGTAGTTATGCCTCCAAGCGTATATCAGTGTACTTTTAGGACAAACAGAGGGTTAAGTGACAAAGTGTGAAAGGAAGAATCCTTAAAAAGCATCCTTTGGTGAAACCTCATTTGAAATCAAGTTTTATGTTTCTGAAAAATCGTTTGACAGATAAAAACTATTCTGCCAAGTTTCAGGCCAATGCAGCTTGAAATGACCAAGATATTAACCTCTCAAAACACAAGTTTTGTCCCTTCTGAGTTCAGTAGAGCCATAATGCATTCCTATCTAGTTACTTATGATCGAGTCTGTGTGTATACAGATAGGACATCTGGTTCCCATTAGAGCAAGTCTAATCCCTTAAAGCCATAACCCCTTTCAGAGAGCTCACAATattctccctcacccccacccctccctaaCTTTACACAATTAACAAACCATTTTACCAAACAAAAGCTTTAGCTGAAATGGAAGGCTTTTAGTGGATGCAATTTAGGACACTACAGTCAGCTGAGAGAAGCCATATCCTGTCCCAGCTAGGTCCGAAGCAGTTTCCCAGCGCCAAAACAAAACCGATGGATTTTAAGTGACTCAAGTAGATAAGAGTTGAGATTTTTCTGTACCTACTTTAGAAACTTTGCTCTCCCTGATGATAGTTCTGGAATGGGGAGCGGGAAGAAGACTTGCAAAACCCCAGAGGTATCTGGGGGCAGCAGAACTAGGGAGGGATGGCGTAGTGCTCCAGCAATGGAAACTGTGTGGGCTCTGCCCCTGCATAAActagtgtgtgtggggtggtgaCAGCAGGACCCACAGggactggagcagctgccattgaGTCAGGGAGTAGGATCTGTAGGGACTGGAATGGGACTGGGAGCAGATATGTGAACCCCCCAGGACTCTCCTTCCAGCCTGAAACCAGCTGctgccctctcccccatttcACTGTCAGTACCTCCCAAGTCCCCTTTCCATCCCTTTTCCCTATCCATTTACAAGGAacttctgcaccccccccccccaatcaaatACATCCATTTCTCTTGCAGTTTCTCCTTTCTACTCGGAGCGGTTGAAGGAAGGTCATGTCAGACTGTTTCCACCTAGTCGCTGCACATCACAGCACCTGAACAAGACAATCACTGAGAACATGCTGTGTGCAGGGGACACCAGGCAACTGGATGATGCCTGCAAGGTAAACCTACCCCTGTCTCTACCTGTTCCCTCTGGTTTCCTCCAGAAAATAGTTGCTAACAAAGCACTATGCTCCAATAAAGCAGAGCAAATGCATCCGCATATGGTGGGCTCTGGAGCAAGACTGTCCCTTGTGATGCTGTAAGCTTCACAGCAGCCAGGAAGAGAGGTCACATTTAACCAAAATAAACCTAGGACAAAGGGTATTGAAAACCCAAACTGCAGGAAATGTTACCAATAGCTGGGCAGGAAACCCCACCTGGTGCAGGGTTTCCTGTAACTTTCCTTTACAGAAACAGAACATGAAGTGCTCATCAGGGGGGGGTCTGTGATCGGATAGGGCACTGCCCCACAGAAATGGGACTAACAGGCAAAGGGGAGAGCATGCTCCAGAAGCATCAGAACTGGGGGGCAGAAATAGTTAAAGTTCCTAAAACAAAGCCCCACATATCAGCATCCATAATTCCCTTATGAGCATGTTCTCTACATACCACAGCATTATACAGTGACCACTTTACacagttgggggggtgggagggggaaacctGATCAAGATTCTTCTAGGATTATTGTACTTTAAAGATTCCTGATGCGAGTTTCAGACTGATTTTTACAGGGATGATGCTGGGAAGTATTTTAGGATCTCACTTTTTCCTTGGTATAGCAGAAGGGGTGTAGGATGCTATCCTAGTAAACACGGATCCTAATTTTTCAGAGGGGCTCTCACCAACTCTACTTGAAGCATGGCACGTAAGCTGGGCAGTGCAGAGGAAGTATCTACAGGGAATCTAATATTGGAAGGCTTAGCGTCCAGTCAGCAAGTAAAGAAAGTGAATGAACTTCTTACTAACCTGGTTTCTCCTTGTAGGGTGACTCTGGAGGGCCTCTGGTCTGTATGAAGGATAATCGTATGCATCTGATTGGGATCATCAGCTGGGGAATAGGCTGTGGACGGAAAGACACACCAGGCATCTATACAAATGTGACTCGTTACCTTGACTGGATTCGGGACAAAATGAAACCCTGAAGGAGGAAAATGAATCACTCAAGGCCTTGCAGTaatgcccccacccctcccatacAGGAGGTACTAAGGATGCTGACAGGTGCTGCTGTTTGCACAAATGCCCTATGATCACTCACCTGTAGGGTGCAGGTGCACAGCAGAGTGGAGGGAGGGGCATACACTTTTTAGGtactttctctctcctctttagaGATTATTAgcagtgggggttttttttttaaaattttgtaccAGGTCATATAGGCACAATGAAAAGTAagttctacccccccccccccagaaaaccCCCAAGTACTAACAAAGGAGTCTCTGCAGCCCACAGCAGTAGTGGGAGTGCATAGAAGGCAAAAAGGCACAAGTCTAAACTCTGGAAgccatcttctctctcttttaGAGGGTAAGGTTATGACACTTGCACTATACTCCAAAGTGTGTACACAGAAACATGACTGTAAATGCACTGTAGAGCTTGGACTatgtcccatttccacccccaCCTCAGAGGGTATGGGCTGCTGCTCAAATCCACTCCCACCTCCGTATTTtcgtaaaataaaaatatagacaCTATTTAGTGCTAGCCCCACCTCTCCAAGGTGCCCTTGAAAATCTAGAGAGGGGTAGACAGAGTGAAAGGGGATCATAGCTTGCAATGCAAAGAGAGAATCCAAGTTTTGTGATCTCAGGTGAAACACCTGAAGATGAGCACACACTGAAAAGCATGGGATTAGAGGATGTTCTACCACCACCCTAGTTCCATGCAGTGGGATTCCTAGAATAAGTGAGCACTTTGCCTGATGTCAGTTTCACTCATAGGCACAAACATGCTGTGAGTCCATCCACTTGCTCAGAACAATCTTCTAACGACACTTATCTCCTGCAGCActttgaaatattatttttatactATGCAGATATTTAAACTTTCCTGTAtttgtcagttttgtttttttgtatgaCAGTATAATTCCTACTACTATACTGACTTTCTGGCAAACCTAGGCTTATCCCTAGGAATATTAAACTATATTGGTCTTCTGAATTCAGTTTTATTACCTCCAAAGTCATTATTAATATAAAGTTTGTCAATGAAAACAGACTGATTTACAttgcaaaaaaaggcaaatgtcattctgggatgtattaacaggagagcAATATGTAAGGCACAGGAAGTAACTGTACCATTCTAATCAGCACTgaggaggccacagctggagtactgtgcatCACAtgttaagaaagatgtgaaattagagtccagaggagagccaaCAAAAATGCTAAGAGTTTTAATAAACATGACCTGTGAAGAAAGGTTGAAAGATCTGGGTTTATCAAATTTGTAAAAAAATTGCTGTAAAGATGGCAATTGATTGTTCTCCCTGTCCACAAAGGGGTAAGACAAGTAGGAATTGGCTTGTTtgtagcaagggagatgtaggttagatattaggaaaaaactcttactataaggatagttaagcactagaacaggTTAGCAAAGAGGTTTTGGAATCCCCCTCCTTGgaggtttaagaacaggttagaccaacacctgtctgggatggtataggtttacttaatcctgcctctgGGATTAAGTAAACCTATACCATGAGAGCCCTTCTAGACCTATTTGACTATGACTGTGATATGGCTGTCAGGCTGAGAGAAATTCCACATGAGATAAAGGGCTGATCTTCACTGCAGCACTTAGTTTGAGTTCGTAAACTCGGAGGGGTTTGATTAGCAAAACTAGGGAGGTGCTGCTGCATCTGTACTTCATGACTAGCTCCAGCAGCACTCAAGCTTCAtcgtgacaggtttcagaggagcagccgtgttagtctgtcttcgcaaaaagaaaaggaggacttgtggcaccttagagactaaccaatttatttgagcatgagctttcgtgagctacagctcacttcaccggatgcatgctgtagctcacgaaagctcatgctcaaataaattggttggtctctaaggtgccacaagtactccttttcttttttcaagctTCATCGTATCCCACCAGATGGGCCAGATAGCTTGAGTTTAAAGTACCGTTCAGTTTGAGCTAGACCTTGGAGCATTAGGGACAAAACTCAAGTTATACTATGAGCTAACAATGAATGAATATAAACTCTATCTTGTCCCTGTTTACTTTGGTAACTTGAACTGTTTGAGATTGGCTCTGGTATGAGCAGCAAAGCAAAATACATGGGTTGCTCAGCTCAACTCTTCATAGCAGTGCTGAAGTCCAAAATGTATGAACACACACAGGACAAGGCATACACTAATGGGTTtaagttgcagcaagggagatttaggttagacattaggaaaaactttctgactgtaggataattaagcactggaagaaattacctaaggaggttgtagaatctccatcacaggaggtttttaagaacaggttagacaaacacctgtcagggatggcctagataatacttaaccctgcctcagtgcatgggactggactagatgacctatcaagatTCCTTCCACTCctgcatttttatgattctatgcttgTTTATACACTAGCTACTCTTCCATTTGCTTCCCTTCTGACAGACAGCTGAACACTTAGACAAGAAAAAGGTCAAATAGGTAAGGATGGAGCTGTCAGCAGAAAAAAAACCTGTAAGCCTTTTGTACATCACCCTTGATGCCTGGAATAGCCTCCCTGCCCTATATACTCAGGAATGTCACTGAAGACCCTCCTAAAAATTCACACTCTTTTTACCCCTCCCCTTTCACTCCCAAATGTCACCCCTGACAGTTAAGCCATTACACCAAAGAAACCTGTAATCTAAACCATCCACAATGCATTATGTCACACTTACCTCTTGCACATATATAATTTTTCTACAGCTTTTCTTATCATACCACtcagttctgccacccttactcacatcgattaaagaaaaggaggacttgtggcaccttagagaccaacacatttatttgagcataagctttcgtgagctacagctcacttcatcggatgcaactgtagctcacgaaagcttatgctcaaataaatgtgttagtttctaaggtgccacaagtactccttttctttttgaggatacagaccaacacggctgctactctgaaacctgtcacattgaTTAGTATCACACTCCTCAAGCaatcccacagaaatcaatgggattgctcTCAGAGTAAAACAGTACTCAGCATGAGCAAGGCTGGCAGGGTCAAGCTCTTGGCTCATAAGCCCTTCAGGGCACAGACTTTTCTTATCACTGTCAAGAGCTATATACACGTATGGCATTTGCCACTCACTAGTATTGTCTCCTGCTACTCAGTACTCACTGGCGTGGCAAGCCCTCTACAGTAATGTTTGGGTGTTTCTGGTCACGTTTCACCAGGATGTGCTCTCAGTCCCACTGACTGCAGGATGCATAGGGAGGAGAGATAGGATGCAGCATAGAGTGGCCTTTGTTGTACCTGTGCTTAATGCCAGAACTGTTAAGGGCAGCTCCTTTTCCAGAAACAGAGTTGTTTGACTTTTCCCTGGGTCAAGTAGTTCTCAATGAAATTTGCTGGAACAGTTTAGTCAGAGTTACTACTGAGAAGGTATAATAGCCCCCAACAGCCATTAAGCCTGTCCTGAACACATGTGCCTGAGTCAGAGATTTTGATTTTAGATCCTTATGTATCCAAATTCCTAAGATACACACAACTTTCCTCTCGTCACAGAGAGGCTTACTCTGGATAATCATGCAATATTACTATTTGAAAAATAATAGTTTCAGGGCAAACAAAGGGAGGAATTTGGCTGCATCCCATTGGGGCTGCCCGGGCATGTTCAAACAGGaatcattttaaatttaattaaccaGAGCAGTTTGGCCTCCTGGTTTGAAAATGCAAAGTGAAAAGACAGCAGCCTCTCTCAGACTGGGTTACGGAAACCACAGACTATAGAGACAATGCCTCAGTGCAGAGGTCGCTGACTCAGCAGCGGAGCAGGCTTGAGCACCAGGGTTGTTTGCAAAGTCCTGGTCAGGTTCCAGTGCATTTTTAGCAAGGTTCACAGCCTACAGTGATGAGAATATGGAAGACTTTAGAGATTTAATCGAAACGAAACAGCAGAGATAATCAAAGAGAGATACTTTAACAGActtactacaaaaaaaaaaaagagaagcatCTTGTTCCCAAGAGGTTtagcagggctctggggtgaagTTTTCTTTCCTTGAATGCTGGGGTGCAAGTTTATAGATCTCTGTAACAAAATCTGCTAACAGTAAGGAAGACAAATATTCCTTCCCAGACACCAAACCTGAGTCTTGAGACACAGCAGCCGTAGCTTGTAAGAAGCCTGTTGTATTTGTCAGAAAGtattttttaaactaacatttcCTTCAATTGTCATCTGATGTGATGGAGCACAGGCTGCCCCTGGACCGGATCTTTGGTTTCTAGTACAGCCTACCATTTAAATGTTGAAGAGGTTGAGATAATTTCAAGGAACATCTCTTGACAGGAAACAACATAGGCTAAACCCTGATACCATATACCAAAACCACCGATAAAACTTACAcgattatttatttgcattatagcAATGCATAGATGGCCCAAGATCAGGGTCTCATTGTGCTAAATGCTGTACATTCACatggagacagtccctgccagaAGAGTTTATGACCCAAATACATGAGAGACAAGGGTAGGAGAaaatattatccctgttttacagaagtCTCAactgagacaggtttcagagtaacagccgtgttagtctgtattcgcaaaaagaaaaggagtacttgtggcaccttagagactaaccaatttatttgagcatgagctttcgtgagctacagctcacttcatcggatgcataccgtggaaactgcagcagactttatatatacacagagaatatgaaacaatacctcctcccaccccactgtcctgctggtaatagcttatctaaagtgatcatcaggtgggccatttccagcacaaatccaggttttctcaccctccacccccccacacacaaattcactctcctgctggtgatagcccatccaaagtgacaactctttacacaatgtgcatgataatcaagttgggctatttcctgcacaaatccaggttctctcacatcccccccacccccatacacacacaaactcactctcctgctggtaatagctcattcaaactgaccactctccaagtttaaatccaagttaaaccagaacatctggggtggggggtaggaaaaaacaagaggaaacaggctaccttgcataatgacttagtcactcccagtctctatttaagcctaaattaatggtatccaatttgcaaatgaattccaattcagcagtttctagCTGGagatccacacaagagatccacttcctggacactacagtgctaataaacaatggtcacataaacaccaccctataccggaaacctactgaccgctattcctacctgcatgcctccagctttcaccctgaccacaccacacgatccatcgtctacagccaagctctgcgatacaaccgcatttgctcc from Lepidochelys kempii isolate rLepKem1 chromosome 26, rLepKem1.hap2, whole genome shotgun sequence includes:
- the PLAT gene encoding tissue-type plasminogen activator isoform X2, whose translation is MEGKLLCLYLLMAAITTLQCQELLVRLKRGARSKATCTDRSSRQIYQQRETWLRLAGGRVEYCVCDNGWSRCHSVPVRNTEVPCYKDLGATYRGTWSVTESGSECLNWNISTLAQKKYNGRRADAAQLGLGNHNYCRNPDEDSKPWCHVYKGGQYTWEYCSTPACLKGEDDCFSGKGTEYRGSHSTTSSGATCLRWDSKTIANKFYTAWRFNAHQLGLGSHNFCRNPDNDSRPWCHVLEAGQPKWEYCDVPVCSTCGLRQHKVAQFRIKGGLYADITSHPWQAAIFARYRRVTGEHFLCGGILINSCWVLSAAHCFQERFSVNQLKIVLGRTYRMIPEENEQQFQVEKYILHSKFDPETYDNDIVLLQLKSGSEECANEMDTVRTVCLPEPGLRLPDWTECEISGYGKHEEFSPFYSERLKEGHVRLFPPSRCTSQHLNKTITENMLCAGDTRQLDDACKGDSGGPLVCMKDNRMHLIGIISWGIGCGRKDTPGIYTNVTRYLDWIRDKMKP
- the PLAT gene encoding tissue-type plasminogen activator isoform X3 — encoded protein: MEGKLLCLYLLMAAITTLQCQELLVRLKRGARSKGCAHKKCYNGGQCKQALYSPLHFICQCSQGFSGKNCEIDTEVPCYKDLGATYRGTWSVTESGSECLNWNISTLAQKKYNGRRADAAQLGLGNHNYCRNPDEDSKPWCHVYKGGQYTWEYCSTPACLKGEDDCFSGKGTEYRGSHSTTSSGATCLRWDSKTIANKFYTAWRFNAHQLGLGSHNFCRNPDNDSRPWCHVLEAGQPKWEYCDVPVCSTCGLRQHKVAQFRIKGGLYADITSHPWQAAIFARYRRVTGEHFLCGGILINSCWVLSAAHCFQERFSVNQLKIVLGRTYRMIPEENEQQFQVEKYILHSKFDPETYDNDIVLLQLKSGSEECANEMDTVRTVCLPEPGLRLPDWTECEISGYGKHEEFSPFYSERLKEGHVRLFPPSRCTSQHLNKTITENMLCAGDTRQLDDACKGDSGGPLVCMKDNRMHLIGIISWGIGCGRKDTPGIYTNVTRYLDWIRDKMKP